A single region of the Bacillus cereus genome encodes:
- a CDS encoding VOC family protein, which translates to MKEKLLRVGTTYIPVTNVELSSNWYVNKLGAELNFKDEDKAIINFANQSFFLVKSQDNQTLNFFDFHGEERFSITFEVNGLHALESIHSEFIEKEILVGEIENRGHAGKNFVFYDLDGNKFDVWSELSPIFKEKYLI; encoded by the coding sequence GTGAAAGAAAAATTATTAAGAGTTGGAACGACTTATATTCCAGTTACCAACGTAGAACTTTCTTCAAATTGGTATGTGAACAAATTGGGAGCAGAGTTGAACTTTAAAGACGAAGACAAAGCTATTATTAACTTTGCAAATCAAAGCTTTTTTCTAGTTAAATCCCAAGATAATCAAACCTTAAATTTTTTTGATTTTCACGGTGAAGAACGCTTTTCTATAACATTCGAAGTTAACGGATTACATGCTCTAGAATCAATTCATAGTGAATTTATTGAAAAGGAAATTCTAGTTGGAGAGATTGAAAACAGAGGGCATGCTGGGAAGAATTTTGTTTTTTATGATTTAGATGGCAATAAATTTGATGTTTGGAGTGAATTAAGTCCTATTTTCAAAGAAAAATACCTAATATAG
- a CDS encoding DUF3917 domain-containing protein encodes MIVLWIITLCMTAIFAYMTLKQNGLKRFVPGSILAGIALITYVISIFTESISIDVSTSLMFIGITLFAGSIMVLMVAGIIIFIHMNSETL; translated from the coding sequence ATGATCGTTCTTTGGATAATTACGCTTTGTATGACCGCTATTTTTGCATATATGACGTTAAAACAAAATGGCTTAAAGCGATTTGTTCCAGGAAGTATTCTTGCAGGAATCGCCCTTATCACGTATGTAATTTCAATTTTTACTGAAAGTATTTCGATAGATGTAAGTACGAGTTTAATGTTTATCGGTATTACACTATTTGCAGGTAGCATTATGGTACTTATGGTTGCAGGTATTATTATATTTATTCATATGAATTCGGAAACGTTATAG
- a CDS encoding alpha/beta fold hydrolase yields MRKGRDIMWTQQMIPTKRGTFELFTKGNGEPLCITHHYSQFNETGDYFADVFTSTHRVFLINLRDAGNSVKANSEKELSMIETVHDLEAIREALQLPTWHFTGHSTGGMLGLLYAITYPNPLQSLVVAGAAASNYTETPFCIYNPAHLQFHYMQQLIENLKSPDLTNEERKELSTKRTKLSLYKPENYNSYFCKPIKKTMSVSRMNAFSHEYPSFDLRKYLPSINIKTLIICGRHDVQCPIQYSIEMHEGIRNSIFVPFEDSNHYPFLEEASRFTSITQEFFGIKKKIKDSQRQ; encoded by the coding sequence ATGAGAAAAGGGCGTGATATTATGTGGACACAACAAATGATCCCCACAAAACGCGGCACATTTGAACTATTTACAAAAGGAAATGGCGAACCGCTTTGTATTACACATCACTATTCACAATTTAATGAAACTGGCGATTACTTTGCGGATGTTTTCACTTCTACGCATCGTGTATTCCTCATTAATTTACGAGACGCTGGTAACTCTGTAAAAGCCAATTCAGAAAAAGAATTAAGTATGATTGAAACCGTTCACGACTTAGAAGCAATACGAGAAGCTTTACAACTCCCAACATGGCATTTCACTGGTCATTCAACAGGTGGTATGCTTGGACTTTTATATGCGATTACATATCCAAATCCCTTACAATCATTAGTCGTAGCGGGAGCCGCAGCAAGTAACTATACCGAAACACCATTTTGTATTTATAACCCAGCACATCTGCAGTTTCATTATATGCAACAACTCATCGAAAACTTAAAAAGCCCTGACCTTACAAATGAAGAACGAAAGGAACTCTCTACTAAGAGGACAAAATTATCTTTGTATAAACCTGAAAACTACAACTCTTATTTTTGTAAACCAATCAAAAAAACAATGTCTGTTAGCCGGATGAATGCTTTCTCTCACGAATATCCTTCATTTGATTTAAGAAAGTACTTACCTTCTATCAACATAAAAACGCTAATTATTTGCGGAAGGCACGATGTGCAGTGCCCAATTCAATATTCTATCGAAATGCATGAGGGCATTCGTAATTCTATTTTTGTGCCGTTTGAGGACAGTAACCATTATCCTTTTTTAGAAGAAGCCAGTCGGTTTACTTCTATTACTCAAGAATTTTTTGGGATTAAAAAGAAAATTAAGGACTCACAAAGGCAATAA
- the ccpA gene encoding catabolite control protein A, whose translation MNVTIYDVAREANVSMATVSRVVNGNPNVKPTTRKKVLEAIDRLGYRPNAVARGLASKKTTTVGVIIPDISNTFYAELARGIEDIATMYKYNIILSNSDQNKEKEFHLLNTMLGKQVDGIVFMGEDITDVHIEEFKKSPVPIVLAASFDEQNETPSVNIDYTQAAYDAMKHFIEQGHKRIGFVSGPFIDKAGSAKKLQGYKKALEEASISYDENLVIDGDYTYDSGIEAFEKLWSSDEKPTAIFVSSDEMALGVIHAAQDAGLNVPTDVEVLGFDNTRLALMVRPQLSTVVQPMYDIGAVAMRLLTKYMNKEKVEDHTVILPHRIQFRDSTK comes from the coding sequence ATGAACGTAACAATCTATGATGTAGCTCGTGAAGCAAATGTTTCAATGGCTACCGTATCACGTGTTGTGAACGGTAACCCAAATGTAAAGCCTACAACAAGAAAGAAAGTATTAGAAGCAATTGATCGTTTAGGATACCGCCCAAATGCGGTAGCACGTGGACTAGCAAGTAAGAAAACAACTACAGTGGGTGTTATTATTCCTGATATCTCAAATACGTTTTATGCAGAACTTGCTCGTGGAATTGAAGATATCGCAACAATGTACAAATATAACATCATTTTAAGTAACTCTGATCAAAACAAAGAGAAAGAGTTCCACTTATTAAATACGATGCTTGGGAAACAAGTGGACGGGATTGTTTTCATGGGTGAAGATATTACAGATGTTCACATTGAAGAATTCAAAAAATCTCCAGTACCGATTGTATTAGCAGCATCATTTGATGAGCAAAATGAAACGCCATCAGTAAATATTGATTATACACAAGCAGCTTACGATGCAATGAAGCACTTTATTGAGCAAGGACATAAACGTATCGGTTTCGTCTCTGGTCCTTTCATTGATAAAGCAGGAAGCGCGAAGAAGTTACAAGGTTATAAAAAAGCTTTAGAAGAAGCAAGTATTTCATATGATGAAAATCTTGTAATCGATGGAGATTACACATATGATTCAGGTATCGAAGCATTTGAAAAGCTTTGGAGCAGTGATGAAAAGCCAACAGCAATCTTCGTATCTTCTGATGAAATGGCACTAGGTGTAATCCATGCAGCACAAGACGCTGGATTAAACGTACCAACTGATGTAGAAGTGCTTGGCTTTGATAACACACGCCTTGCATTAATGGTACGTCCACAGCTTTCAACAGTTGTACAACCAATGTATGATATCGGTGCAGTAGCAATGCGTCTATTAACAAAGTATATGAACAAAGAAAAAGTGGAAGATCACACTGTTATCTTACCTCACCGTATCCAATTTAGAGATTCAACGAAGTAA
- a CDS encoding DUF4288 domain-containing protein, which produces MYAVKLLFESVHSGEPDPSKMDEHYEENHDTLFEESIILVKANSLEEAHELGEKVAIQSVDTYDNMYDQQVTWKFRKVLHVFELDDTPFDTGKELYARFLHVKKNETVDTVVKKYYPEYE; this is translated from the coding sequence ATGTACGCTGTAAAATTATTGTTTGAATCTGTTCATTCAGGTGAGCCTGATCCTAGTAAAATGGATGAGCATTATGAAGAGAATCACGATACGCTTTTTGAAGAAAGTATTATTCTCGTTAAAGCAAACAGTTTAGAAGAAGCTCATGAGCTAGGAGAAAAGGTAGCTATACAATCTGTAGATACGTACGATAATATGTACGATCAGCAAGTAACGTGGAAATTTCGAAAAGTGCTTCATGTTTTCGAGTTAGACGATACGCCATTTGATACAGGAAAAGAATTGTACGCAAGATTTTTACATGTTAAGAAAAATGAAACTGTAGATACAGTAGTAAAAAAATACTACCCTGAATATGAATAA
- a CDS encoding response regulator transcription factor produces MKRILLIEDEVSIAELQRDYLEINDFQVDVEHSGETGLQIALQEDYDLIILDIMLPKMNGFEICKQIRAVKDIPILLVSAKKEDIDKIRGLGLGADDYITKPFSPSELVARVKAHIARYERLSGNVSKQRDTLYIHGISIDQRARKVFINNEEIAFTTKEFDLLTFFVTHPNQVLNKEQLFERIWGLDSAGDLATVVVHIRKLREKIERDPAHPQYIETVWGAGYRFNV; encoded by the coding sequence TTGAAAAGAATTTTACTAATAGAAGATGAAGTAAGTATTGCAGAATTACAGCGAGATTATTTAGAAATTAATGATTTCCAAGTTGATGTAGAGCATTCAGGAGAAACAGGTTTACAAATAGCCCTGCAAGAAGATTATGATTTAATTATTTTAGATATTATGCTCCCGAAAATGAACGGATTCGAAATTTGTAAACAAATACGTGCTGTAAAAGATATTCCGATTTTACTTGTTTCAGCAAAAAAAGAAGATATAGATAAAATTCGCGGACTCGGATTAGGAGCGGATGATTATATAACGAAACCGTTTAGCCCAAGCGAATTAGTCGCGCGAGTAAAAGCACATATTGCCCGTTATGAAAGATTATCAGGAAATGTAAGTAAGCAACGTGATACGTTATATATTCACGGAATTTCTATCGATCAACGAGCGAGGAAAGTTTTTATAAACAATGAAGAAATCGCGTTCACAACGAAGGAATTTGATTTATTAACATTCTTTGTAACGCATCCAAACCAAGTATTAAATAAAGAACAGTTATTTGAACGTATTTGGGGACTAGACTCAGCTGGCGATTTAGCCACTGTCGTTGTTCACATTAGAAAGTTACGTGAAAAAATCGAAAGAGATCCTGCTCACCCGCAATATATTGAAACGGTGTGGGGAGCTGGTTATCGCTTTAACGTGTAA
- a CDS encoding Gfo/Idh/MocA family protein, which yields MNKPKIGMIGLGSIAQKAYLPTLTKETDWDFVGAFTPNAEKRKQVCQQYRIQDFHSMETLASECDAIFVHSSTATHYEIVSELLKKGIDVYVDKPLAATVEQAEKLVELSEKYNRKLMVGFNRRFVPMYVAAKEQANDISWIRIEKHRTNKVGPYSYDFTMLDDYLHIVDTARWLANDDLNVVHNMMQINEKNELLYGHHTYTTANGLLLSTAMHRHAGTNLEQIELVTTGKIIRVKNMNTFEVEQENSVSQIGSPSWDTTLKQRGFEDAVHHFIECVQGNTRPVIDGLEGLKTQQLLQSLLQAVSKN from the coding sequence ATGAACAAACCTAAAATTGGGATGATTGGACTTGGAAGTATTGCACAAAAAGCCTATCTTCCAACACTTACAAAAGAAACAGATTGGGATTTTGTAGGGGCGTTTACACCTAACGCGGAGAAAAGGAAACAAGTTTGCCAGCAATACCGTATTCAAGACTTTCATTCTATGGAAACATTAGCTTCTGAATGTGATGCAATTTTCGTTCATAGTTCAACTGCTACACATTATGAAATCGTTTCTGAACTTCTGAAAAAAGGCATCGATGTTTATGTTGATAAGCCGCTAGCAGCTACAGTGGAACAAGCTGAGAAACTAGTCGAGTTGAGCGAGAAGTATAATCGAAAGTTAATGGTCGGATTTAATCGCCGATTCGTTCCTATGTACGTTGCTGCCAAAGAGCAAGCTAATGATATTTCATGGATTCGAATTGAAAAGCACCGCACAAATAAAGTGGGGCCATATTCGTACGACTTTACTATGTTAGATGATTACTTACATATTGTAGATACTGCTCGCTGGTTAGCTAATGATGACCTTAACGTCGTTCACAATATGATGCAAATCAATGAAAAAAATGAACTTCTTTACGGGCATCATACATATACAACTGCAAATGGACTATTACTTTCTACAGCGATGCATCGCCATGCAGGTACAAATTTAGAACAAATTGAACTTGTAACAACAGGTAAAATCATTCGCGTAAAAAATATGAACACATTTGAAGTTGAGCAGGAAAATTCAGTTTCACAGATTGGTTCACCATCATGGGACACGACGCTAAAACAGCGTGGTTTTGAAGATGCGGTTCACCATTTTATCGAATGTGTACAAGGTAATACAAGGCCGGTTATAGATGGATTAGAAGGGTTAAAAACACAGCAATTGCTCCAATCTCTACTGCAAGCTGTAAGCAAAAATTAA
- a CDS encoding sensor histidine kinase, protein MSIKTRFLFSYIAVILVSITLILVAGFLIVFSITGDLESVKNFYKSSYIQKPLTPEEENAYLELKLAAKQHQSQLLDESFVSSLEKEGVKIVVRKGETISYATKIFESVPLKEALPKFESANINSRGTTELGDTFYRYVKFDFYFPQEEEGSIFVLKKQSSFVDLTQKLFPILFVSLLLLAILLIGLLSYLVSRSVIKPIFVLKDATEKIKEGNLDFQIPVTSHDEIGQLNQGFEGMRKKLKESIEVQTQYEENRKELISNISHDLKTPITSIIGYVEGIKDGVANTPEKMDKYLTTIHTKARHMDTLIDELFLFSKLDLNRVPFQFETVELNMFMQELIEEMQMDLSKEGIEVNLQLHASPLYVTADCEKINRVISNLIHNSVKYMDKEEKKITVTVLNDNNKVIVKVMDNGSGIESDTLPYIFERFYRAEQSRNSSTGGSGLGLAIAKQIVEEHGGNIWAESELGKGTSIFFTLKKVQECGE, encoded by the coding sequence ATGTCTATTAAAACAAGGTTTTTATTTTCTTATATTGCTGTTATTCTCGTTTCCATTACGCTCATATTAGTCGCGGGATTTTTAATTGTTTTTTCCATAACAGGAGACTTGGAATCAGTGAAAAATTTCTATAAAAGTTCTTATATTCAAAAGCCGCTTACGCCAGAAGAAGAGAATGCCTATCTTGAATTAAAATTAGCGGCAAAGCAACATCAATCTCAATTATTAGATGAATCGTTCGTTTCATCGCTTGAAAAAGAAGGTGTGAAAATAGTTGTAAGAAAGGGAGAAACCATTTCTTATGCTACAAAAATATTTGAAAGTGTACCTTTAAAAGAAGCTCTTCCGAAATTTGAATCAGCAAATATTAATAGTCGTGGTACAACGGAACTAGGCGATACCTTTTATCGATATGTAAAATTTGATTTTTATTTTCCTCAGGAAGAAGAGGGGAGTATATTTGTATTAAAAAAGCAAAGTTCATTTGTCGATCTTACACAAAAATTATTTCCGATTTTGTTCGTATCACTTTTACTGTTAGCCATTTTGCTTATTGGATTATTAAGTTACCTCGTCTCAAGAAGTGTAATAAAACCAATCTTTGTATTGAAAGATGCGACTGAGAAAATTAAAGAAGGAAATTTAGATTTTCAAATTCCAGTTACATCGCACGATGAAATCGGGCAATTAAATCAAGGATTTGAGGGAATGAGGAAGAAGTTAAAAGAATCGATTGAAGTACAAACGCAGTATGAAGAAAATCGAAAAGAGCTCATTTCCAATATATCTCATGATCTAAAGACACCGATTACATCTATTATTGGATATGTAGAAGGAATAAAGGACGGGGTCGCAAATACGCCAGAAAAAATGGATAAGTACTTAACAACTATCCATACGAAAGCAAGACATATGGATACACTGATTGACGAACTATTTTTATTTTCAAAGCTCGATTTGAATCGAGTTCCCTTTCAGTTTGAAACGGTTGAATTAAATATGTTTATGCAAGAATTAATAGAAGAGATGCAGATGGATTTAAGTAAGGAAGGTATAGAAGTTAACTTACAATTACATGCATCACCACTATATGTAACGGCTGATTGCGAAAAGATAAATAGAGTGATATCAAATTTAATTCATAATAGTGTGAAATACATGGATAAAGAAGAGAAGAAAATTACTGTAACAGTATTGAATGATAATAATAAAGTGATTGTGAAAGTGATGGACAACGGATCAGGTATTGAATCGGATACACTTCCCTACATTTTTGAACGTTTTTATCGTGCAGAGCAATCGCGAAATTCTAGTACAGGTGGAAGTGGACTTGGCTTAGCGATCGCGAAGCAAATTGTTGAAGAGCATGGCGGGAATATTTGGGCGGAAAGCGAGCTTGGGAAAGGCACGAGCATTTTCTTCACATTGAAAAAAGTACAGGAATGTGGTGAGTAA
- a CDS encoding DUF3949 domain-containing protein: MIWISLIVLAYFIILVPTQYNYIKMLKEKQKKMNVSQNELYDKMSYEGSQVHYHYQSYVFTLPASLVANIVYKLKHSA, from the coding sequence ATGATTTGGATTTCACTAATTGTATTAGCCTATTTCATCATTCTCGTCCCAACACAGTATAACTACATTAAAATGCTCAAAGAAAAACAGAAAAAAATGAACGTCTCACAAAATGAACTATACGATAAAATGTCTTATGAAGGATCTCAAGTACATTACCATTATCAAAGTTACGTATTTACCCTACCTGCTTCACTTGTCGCAAATATTGTTTACAAATTAAAACATTCAGCATAA
- the mscL gene encoding large-conductance mechanosensitive channel protein MscL encodes MWNEFKKFAFKGNVIDLAVGVVIGAAFGKIVSSLVKDIITPLLGMVLGGVDFTDLKISFGKSSIMYGNFIQTIFDFLIIAAAIFMFVKVFNKLTSKREEEEEKTEEIPEPTKEEVLLGEIRDLLKQQNSSKDRA; translated from the coding sequence ATGTGGAACGAGTTTAAAAAATTCGCGTTCAAAGGGAATGTAATCGATTTAGCTGTCGGGGTTGTAATCGGTGCTGCATTCGGTAAAATCGTTAGTTCTTTAGTAAAAGATATCATCACACCATTACTTGGTATGGTATTAGGTGGCGTTGACTTTACAGATTTAAAAATTTCATTCGGTAAATCATCTATTATGTATGGTAACTTCATCCAAACTATTTTTGATTTCTTAATTATTGCAGCTGCTATCTTTATGTTTGTTAAAGTTTTCAACAAACTAACATCTAAAAGAGAAGAAGAGGAAGAAAAGACAGAAGAAATTCCAGAACCAACAAAAGAAGAAGTTCTTCTTGGCGAAATTCGCGACTTACTAAAACAACAAAACTCTTCTAAAGATAGAGCATAA
- a CDS encoding ankyrin repeat domain-containing protein, with protein MFKKTLSMICCVIFLQGCSQEQEVTKEMTTMETALLTATEKQETNTVISLLKKGADINITDNKGRTPLMIATYKNDIKTAKTLIKAGADVNIQDDMKNNPFLYAGAEGYLDILKLTIDAGADPALTNRYGGTALIPASEHGYIDVIKELLNRTNIDVNHVNNLGWTALMEAIVLSNGDETQQQVIRLLIEHGADVNIPDNDGVIPLEHARAHNFEAIEKILLEGRK; from the coding sequence ATGTTCAAAAAAACATTAAGCATGATCTGTTGCGTAATTTTTTTGCAAGGATGCTCGCAAGAACAAGAAGTTACAAAGGAGATGACAACCATGGAAACAGCGTTACTAACAGCTACTGAGAAACAGGAAACAAACACTGTTATATCGTTACTCAAAAAAGGGGCTGACATAAATATAACGGACAATAAAGGACGTACTCCTCTTATGATTGCTACATACAAAAATGATATAAAAACCGCAAAAACGCTTATCAAAGCCGGCGCTGACGTAAATATCCAAGATGATATGAAAAACAATCCATTTCTATACGCCGGTGCGGAAGGTTACTTAGACATTTTAAAACTAACGATTGATGCTGGTGCGGATCCAGCGCTTACGAATCGGTACGGCGGAACAGCTCTTATTCCCGCATCAGAACACGGATATATTGATGTTATAAAAGAACTCCTTAACCGAACAAATATCGATGTAAACCATGTAAATAACCTCGGATGGACAGCTTTAATGGAAGCCATCGTACTAAGTAACGGAGATGAAACACAGCAACAAGTCATTCGCCTTCTTATCGAGCACGGTGCTGATGTAAATATTCCAGACAACGATGGTGTTATCCCGCTAGAACACGCTCGCGCTCATAACTTTGAAGCGATAGAGAAGATTTTATTAGAAGGACGTAAGTAA